One genomic window of Acidovorax radicis includes the following:
- a CDS encoding UPF0280 family protein, with protein MHATRHTLPGGRWHFQHGPIDLILQAEGEPLVVAACHEQAWLRFSALLQQLVDELPALRAPVRGPCGLRGVVARRMWAACAPYRAGFITPMAAVAGAVAQEILGCYAGAGIDRAWVNNGGDIALHLAPGQSAAVGVYCDLSALDATQLRDGLLLDGQIHITSAMPVRGVATSGWRGRSQSLGIADSVTVLARTAAEADAAATIVANAVDVADPRIQRLPARQVRDGSDLGDIPVTVDVPLLHHAQVRRALQQGLQKAQELQSRGLLWCALLACQGQLVATTANENVATQVIAGWPGSIIGTEVGSVFA; from the coding sequence ATGCATGCAACCCGTCACACGCTGCCCGGCGGCCGCTGGCATTTTCAGCATGGCCCCATCGATCTCATCCTTCAGGCCGAAGGTGAGCCGCTGGTGGTGGCGGCTTGTCACGAACAGGCGTGGCTGCGTTTCTCAGCCCTGTTGCAACAGTTGGTAGACGAGCTGCCGGCCCTGCGCGCACCAGTGCGTGGCCCTTGTGGTCTGCGCGGCGTGGTGGCGCGCCGCATGTGGGCGGCCTGCGCGCCTTATCGCGCTGGATTCATCACGCCCATGGCGGCCGTGGCCGGGGCGGTGGCGCAAGAGATACTGGGCTGCTATGCGGGCGCGGGCATTGACCGCGCCTGGGTCAACAATGGCGGGGATATTGCGCTGCATCTGGCGCCCGGGCAGTCGGCGGCGGTGGGTGTGTATTGCGACCTGTCTGCCCTCGACGCCACGCAGCTGCGCGACGGCCTCTTGCTGGACGGCCAGATTCACATCACCAGCGCCATGCCGGTGCGCGGGGTGGCCACCAGTGGCTGGCGAGGGCGCAGCCAGTCACTGGGCATTGCCGACAGCGTGACGGTGCTGGCGCGCACGGCGGCCGAGGCCGATGCAGCGGCCACCATCGTGGCCAATGCCGTGGATGTGGCCGACCCTCGCATTCAACGCCTGCCCGCACGGCAAGTGCGGGATGGCAGCGACCTGGGGGATATCCCCGTCACGGTGGATGTCCCGCTGCTGCACCATGCACAGGTGCGCCGGGCGTTGCAGCAAGGGTTGCAAAAAGCGCAAGAATTGCAGTCCCGGGGTTTGTTGTGGTGTGCGCTGCTCGCCTGCCAGGGGCAGCTGGTGGCGACAACAGCGAATGAGAATGTTGCCACGCAGGTGATAGCCGGGTGGCCCGGTTCCATCATCGGTACCGAAGTTGGTTCAGTATTTGCTTAA
- a CDS encoding long-chain fatty acid--CoA ligase, with product MSDRHLAHWPPGLSRHLTLPQTNLFHNAEVSAARYPDKPFLVFYDTLVTFRQFQQQAEHIAGFLQQVCGVKAGDRVLLYMQNSPQWILAFYGILRANAVVVPVNPMNLTDELRHYVQDSGATVAFVPQDLHAQAQPLVDVAGSEGTLQHLIVAAYSDYLQVPTDLPVPAFVSAPRQAIDAPGVTLWSNMLAQQRTPGPITTGPDDLCVMPYTSGTTGHPKGCMHTHRSAMSTLVGGVQWFSRTQDATYLAVLPLFHVTGMSGSMNGPLFIGATVVVLPRWDRDATAQLMQRYRISIWQAISTMVVDFLANPRIADYDISSIQAIRGGGAAMPKAVTQRLKELTGLDYVEGYGMSETMAATHINPPHRPKPQCLGIPVFDVDARVVDPATFAELPPGEIGEIVVHGPQVMQGYWNNPQASADSFVTLDGKRFLRTGDLAQVDEDGYFFMVDRLKRMINASGFKVWPAEVEAMMYAHPAIQEVCVIAAHDERRGETVKALVVLRDAFKGQVSEQAIIDWSHDHMAAYKSPRIVQLVDSLPKSGTGKVQWRELQEQERSRAASASA from the coding sequence ATGTCTGACCGCCACCTTGCCCACTGGCCCCCCGGGCTGTCACGCCACCTCACGCTGCCGCAGACCAACCTGTTCCACAACGCCGAGGTGTCTGCGGCACGCTACCCCGACAAGCCCTTTTTGGTGTTCTACGACACGCTGGTCACGTTCCGGCAGTTCCAGCAACAGGCCGAGCACATCGCGGGTTTTCTGCAGCAGGTGTGTGGCGTGAAGGCGGGCGACCGCGTGCTGCTGTACATGCAGAACAGCCCGCAGTGGATTTTGGCGTTCTACGGCATCCTGCGCGCCAATGCGGTGGTGGTGCCGGTGAACCCGATGAACCTCACCGACGAGCTGCGCCACTACGTACAGGACAGCGGCGCCACCGTGGCCTTTGTGCCTCAGGACCTGCATGCGCAGGCCCAGCCGCTGGTGGATGTGGCGGGGAGCGAAGGCACACTGCAGCACCTCATCGTGGCCGCGTACAGCGACTACCTGCAGGTGCCCACCGACCTGCCCGTGCCCGCTTTCGTGTCGGCGCCGCGCCAGGCCATTGATGCACCCGGCGTCACGCTGTGGAGCAACATGCTGGCGCAGCAGCGCACCCCCGGCCCCATCACCACCGGGCCCGACGACCTGTGCGTGATGCCCTACACCTCGGGCACCACGGGCCACCCCAAGGGCTGCATGCACACCCACCGCAGCGCCATGAGCACGCTGGTGGGCGGCGTGCAGTGGTTTTCGCGCACGCAAGACGCCACCTACCTCGCCGTGCTGCCGCTGTTCCACGTCACCGGCATGTCGGGCAGCATGAACGGACCGCTGTTCATCGGCGCCACCGTGGTGGTGCTGCCCCGCTGGGACCGCGACGCCACGGCCCAACTCATGCAGCGCTACCGCATCAGCATCTGGCAGGCCATATCGACCATGGTGGTGGACTTTCTGGCCAACCCGCGCATCGCCGACTACGACATCAGCAGCATCCAGGCCATACGCGGCGGCGGCGCGGCCATGCCCAAGGCCGTGACGCAGCGCCTGAAGGAGCTGACCGGGCTCGACTACGTGGAGGGCTACGGCATGTCCGAAACCATGGCCGCCACCCACATCAACCCGCCGCACCGCCCCAAGCCGCAGTGCCTGGGCATCCCTGTGTTTGACGTGGATGCGCGCGTGGTGGACCCGGCCACGTTCGCCGAACTGCCCCCGGGCGAAATTGGCGAGATCGTGGTGCATGGCCCGCAGGTCATGCAAGGCTATTGGAACAACCCGCAGGCCTCAGCCGACAGCTTTGTGACGCTGGACGGCAAGCGCTTTCTGCGCACCGGCGACCTGGCGCAGGTGGACGAGGACGGCTACTTCTTCATGGTGGACCGGCTCAAGCGCATGATCAATGCGTCGGGCTTCAAGGTCTGGCCCGCCGAGGTCGAGGCCATGATGTACGCCCACCCCGCCATCCAGGAGGTGTGCGTGATCGCCGCGCACGACGAGCGCCGGGGCGAAACGGTGAAGGCCCTGGTCGTGCTGCGCGACGCCTTCAAGGGCCAGGTGAGCGAGCAGGCCATCATCGACTGGAGCCACGACCACATGGCCGCCTACAAAAGCCCGCGCATCGTGCAGCTTGTGGACAGCCTGCCCAAGTCCGGCACGGGCAAGGTGCAGTGGCGTGAGCTGCAGGAGCAGGAGCGCAGCCGCGCCGCCAGTGCGTCGGCATGA
- a CDS encoding TetR/AcrR family transcriptional regulator, with translation MAATPTRTRTTAAPSASARKTGVREQAAQTTRDNILKAATKVFARYGYEGGSVEKISKAAKSYDRMIYYYFGSKEGLFIEVLEEAYRRMNDAESRLDLDTGNPLEALQAVIRFVVGYYRKHPDFVTLLNTENLHKGKHIAKSMRAREYSSPAIEVIRRVLDSGQAQGVFRQDIAARDVYLLIAATGYFYMSNRHTLSAFLGEDLEAPEAMANWELFVIDSVLRTVAPERSPPRRKAN, from the coding sequence ATGGCTGCCACACCCACCAGGACCCGGACAACGGCCGCCCCCTCCGCATCGGCTCGCAAAACGGGGGTGCGCGAGCAGGCGGCGCAGACCACGCGCGACAATATCCTGAAGGCCGCCACCAAGGTGTTCGCGCGGTATGGCTACGAAGGCGGCAGCGTGGAGAAGATCTCCAAGGCCGCCAAGTCGTACGACCGGATGATCTACTACTACTTCGGTAGCAAGGAAGGCCTGTTCATCGAGGTGCTTGAAGAAGCCTACCGCCGCATGAACGATGCCGAGTCGCGCCTGGACCTGGACACCGGCAACCCCCTCGAAGCGCTGCAGGCCGTCATTCGTTTTGTGGTGGGTTACTACCGCAAACACCCCGACTTCGTCACCCTGCTCAACACCGAAAACCTGCACAAGGGCAAACACATCGCCAAGTCGATGCGCGCCCGCGAATACTCGTCGCCGGCCATCGAGGTGATTCGCCGGGTACTGGACAGCGGCCAGGCACAAGGGGTGTTTCGCCAGGACATCGCGGCCCGTGACGTATACCTGCTGATTGCCGCCACGGGGTATTTCTACATGTCCAACCGGCACACGCTCTCGGCGTTTCTGGGCGAAGACCTGGAGGCACCCGAGGCGATGGCGAACTGGGAGCTGTTTGTCATCGACAGCGTGCTGCGCACGGTCGCCCCCGAACGCTCGCCGCCACGGCGCAAGGCGAACTGA
- a CDS encoding acyl-CoA dehydrogenase family protein — MDFTYPPKVVALQKRLTAFMDEHIYPAESVYHHEVAANRKAGNAWQPTKVMEELKAKAKAADLWNLFLPESNLGAGLTNLEYAPLCEIMGRSHIAPEAFNCSAPDTGNMETLARYATPEQQQRWLLPLLDGKIRSAFAMTEPDVASSDATNIEARIERDGDHYVINGRKWWTSGAPDPRCEILIFMGKTDPDHANRHQQQSMILVPMDTPGVTMERALPVFGYDHAPHGHGEVSFANVRVPVANILLGEGRGFEIAQGRLGPGRIHHCMRLIGVAERALELMCQRALGRVAFHRPVADQGVTRERIANARILIDQARFLVLNAAQMMDTVGNKVARKEIAMIKVAAPSMACQVIDWAMQVHGGGGVSDDFPLAAAYAQARTLRFADGPDEVHRNAIAKDELARHMKKG; from the coding sequence ATGGATTTCACCTACCCCCCCAAGGTCGTCGCCTTGCAAAAGCGCTTGACGGCCTTCATGGACGAGCACATCTACCCGGCCGAATCGGTGTACCACCACGAAGTGGCCGCCAACCGCAAGGCCGGCAACGCCTGGCAGCCCACGAAGGTGATGGAAGAACTCAAGGCCAAGGCCAAGGCCGCCGACCTGTGGAACCTGTTTCTGCCGGAGTCGAACCTGGGCGCGGGCCTGACCAACCTCGAGTACGCGCCCCTGTGCGAAATCATGGGCCGCTCGCACATTGCGCCCGAGGCCTTCAACTGCTCGGCCCCCGACACCGGCAACATGGAGACGCTGGCGCGCTACGCCACGCCCGAGCAGCAACAGCGCTGGTTGCTGCCATTGCTCGACGGCAAGATCCGCTCGGCCTTTGCCATGACGGAGCCCGACGTGGCTTCGTCGGACGCCACCAACATCGAAGCCCGCATTGAACGCGACGGCGACCACTATGTGATCAACGGCCGCAAGTGGTGGACCTCGGGCGCGCCCGACCCGCGCTGCGAGATCCTGATCTTCATGGGCAAGACCGACCCCGACCATGCCAACCGGCACCAGCAGCAGTCGATGATCCTCGTGCCCATGGACACACCCGGCGTGACCATGGAACGCGCCCTACCCGTGTTCGGCTACGACCACGCGCCCCACGGCCACGGCGAGGTGAGCTTCGCGAACGTGCGCGTGCCGGTGGCCAACATCCTGCTGGGCGAAGGGCGGGGTTTCGAGATCGCCCAGGGCCGCCTGGGCCCCGGGCGCATTCACCACTGCATGCGACTCATCGGCGTGGCCGAGCGCGCGCTCGAGCTGATGTGCCAGCGCGCCCTGGGCCGTGTGGCCTTTCACCGGCCCGTGGCCGACCAGGGCGTGACGCGCGAACGCATTGCCAATGCGCGCATCCTGATCGACCAGGCGCGCTTCCTCGTGCTCAACGCCGCGCAGATGATGGACACGGTGGGCAACAAGGTCGCGCGCAAAGAAATCGCGATGATCAAGGTGGCCGCGCCCAGCATGGCTTGCCAGGTGATCGACTGGGCCATGCAGGTACACGGCGGCGGGGGCGTGAGCGACGACTTTCCGCTGGCAGCGGCCTACGCCCAGGCCCGCACCCTGCGGTTTGCCGACGGCCCGGATGAAGTGCACCGCAACGCCATCGCCAAAGACGAGCTGGCCCGCCACATGAAAAAGGGTTGA
- a CDS encoding glycine zipper 2TM domain-containing protein produces MNLTTEPRTAPTTPLAAAPAGAHSLKWMWVAIGVLGTSVLALGATLVLQQRPPSASAAEAVQVAQTSLAPRTPESQIIDEKRPVALMQSAQSAINNGANGAASSRAGTQSGGQGLSPGWAPPAQAMQAARAQAPVCQSCGRVESVQAVEQAAPATGVGAVAGGVLGAVVGNQVGKGNGRTAATLLGAVGGGYVGHKVEQRTRTHTVYEVSVRMDDGSVRRFQRAQPTAVGTPVVLQGKGFRVDQGGGDGRSAGSYTQAQPGAVRVADTY; encoded by the coding sequence ATGAACCTCACCACAGAACCCCGCACCGCCCCGACCACCCCTTTGGCCGCCGCCCCGGCGGGTGCCCACAGCCTCAAATGGATGTGGGTCGCCATCGGTGTGCTGGGCACGAGCGTGTTGGCACTGGGGGCCACGCTGGTGCTGCAGCAGCGCCCACCGTCAGCCAGCGCAGCAGAGGCGGTGCAGGTCGCGCAAACAAGCCTGGCACCCCGCACGCCCGAGTCTCAAATTATTGATGAAAAAAGGCCTGTAGCGCTTATGCAGTCTGCGCAATCAGCTATCAATAACGGAGCAAATGGTGCGGCATCCTCACGCGCAGGCACACAGTCCGGGGGGCAGGGCCTGTCGCCAGGCTGGGCGCCGCCCGCGCAGGCCATGCAAGCCGCGCGTGCACAAGCGCCGGTGTGCCAAAGCTGCGGCCGGGTGGAGTCGGTGCAGGCAGTGGAACAGGCGGCCCCCGCCACGGGCGTGGGCGCAGTCGCCGGTGGCGTCCTGGGCGCTGTCGTGGGCAACCAAGTGGGCAAGGGCAACGGACGCACTGCGGCCACGCTGCTGGGCGCGGTCGGTGGCGGGTATGTCGGCCACAAGGTGGAGCAGCGCACGCGCACCCACACGGTGTATGAGGTGTCGGTGCGCATGGACGACGGATCGGTGCGCCGCTTTCAGCGCGCGCAACCCACCGCCGTGGGCACGCCCGTGGTGCTGCAGGGCAAGGGTTTTCGCGTGGACCAGGGTGGCGGCGACGGACGCAGTGCCGGGTCCTACACGCAGGCCCAGCCTGGCGCCGTGCGGGTTGCAGATACCTACTGA
- a CDS encoding ferredoxin--NADP reductase, producing MSAFLDERVLTVHHWTDRLFSFTTTRDTALRFSNGHFTMIGLRGETGKPLLRAYSIVSPNYEEHLEFLSIKVPDGPLTSRLQHIKVGDTIVVGKKPTGTLLIDYLLPAKRLYMLSTGTGVAPFLSLIRDPETYEKFEEVILVHGVREVKELAYYDYITQELPKHEFLGEMVSKQLKYYPTVTREEFKHQGRVTTVIENGQLARDLGLPALNPTEDRVMICGSPEMLRDLKHMMEERGFNEGNTTKPGDFVIERAFAEQ from the coding sequence ATGAGCGCCTTTCTTGATGAACGCGTCCTGACTGTCCACCACTGGACAGATCGCCTTTTCTCCTTCACGACCACACGCGACACGGCCCTGCGCTTTTCCAATGGCCATTTCACGATGATCGGCCTGCGCGGCGAAACGGGCAAACCCCTGCTGCGTGCCTACAGCATCGTCAGCCCCAACTATGAAGAGCACCTGGAGTTCCTCTCCATCAAGGTGCCCGACGGCCCGCTGACGTCACGCCTGCAGCACATCAAGGTGGGTGACACCATCGTGGTGGGCAAAAAGCCCACCGGCACGCTGCTCATCGACTACCTGCTGCCCGCCAAGCGCCTGTACATGCTCTCCACGGGCACCGGTGTGGCGCCGTTTCTGAGCCTGATCCGCGACCCCGAAACCTATGAAAAATTCGAGGAAGTGATCCTGGTGCACGGTGTGCGCGAAGTGAAGGAACTCGCCTACTACGACTACATCACGCAAGAGCTGCCCAAACACGAGTTTCTGGGCGAGATGGTGAGCAAGCAGCTCAAGTACTACCCCACCGTGACACGTGAGGAGTTCAAGCACCAGGGCCGCGTCACCACCGTGATCGAAAACGGCCAGCTGGCGCGCGATCTGGGCCTGCCCGCACTGAACCCCACGGAAGACCGCGTGATGATCTGCGGCAGCCCGGAAATGCTGCGCGACCTCAAGCACATGATGGAAGAGCGCGGCTTCAACGAAGGCAACACCACCAAACCCGGTGACTTCGTGATCGAACGCGCGTTCGCGGAGCAGTGA
- a CDS encoding YihY/virulence factor BrkB family protein, whose amino-acid sequence MPLWRWVEPFWRAVQMWLDADGLRMSAAMSFYGMLSLAPLLLLLVGVLGWWMDRSYLEANLVSQVQSVMGQQVADVVRQAMASAREPAEGRLASMLGFVVLLSGATGVFVELQSALERLWRRDGAAPEQRAAWWRMASLRLRGLAYVLALGFLLLVSLALSTLINVLAGWAGSRLSIAPLAPLLQIVNEAVAFGFAVALFVGLMRIGMGPKPSMRYLVMGALVGALLFTLGKQLLAWYLSTAAVVSAYGAAGSLVVLLMWIYFSSAILLFSASCAQAFEAVSPHPKAREL is encoded by the coding sequence ATGCCCCTGTGGCGGTGGGTGGAGCCTTTCTGGCGCGCCGTGCAGATGTGGCTGGACGCCGACGGCCTGCGCATGAGCGCGGCCATGTCGTTCTATGGCATGTTGAGCCTGGCGCCGCTGCTGCTGTTGCTGGTGGGCGTGCTGGGCTGGTGGATGGATCGCAGCTATCTGGAGGCCAACCTGGTCTCGCAAGTGCAGTCGGTGATGGGGCAACAGGTGGCCGACGTGGTGCGCCAGGCCATGGCCAGTGCGCGGGAGCCCGCCGAGGGCAGGCTGGCATCGATGCTGGGGTTTGTGGTGCTGCTGTCTGGTGCCACCGGGGTGTTTGTCGAGCTGCAGTCGGCCCTGGAGCGCCTGTGGCGGCGCGATGGAGCAGCCCCCGAGCAACGGGCCGCCTGGTGGCGCATGGCCTCGCTGCGGCTGCGTGGGCTGGCGTATGTGCTGGCACTGGGATTCTTGTTGCTGGTGTCGCTGGCGCTTTCAACGCTGATCAATGTGCTGGCCGGCTGGGCCGGATCGCGCTTGTCCATTGCACCGCTGGCCCCCCTGCTGCAAATCGTCAATGAAGCCGTGGCCTTTGGGTTTGCGGTGGCGCTTTTTGTGGGGCTGATGCGCATCGGCATGGGCCCCAAGCCTTCCATGCGCTACCTGGTCATGGGGGCGCTGGTGGGTGCGCTGCTGTTCACGTTGGGCAAACAGCTGCTGGCCTGGTATCTGTCCACGGCGGCCGTGGTGTCGGCCTACGGCGCGGCCGGCTCGCTGGTGGTGCTGCTGATGTGGATCTATTTTTCGTCGGCCATCCTGCTTTTTTCGGCTAGCTGCGCGCAGGCGTTCGAGGCCGTATCGCCGCACCCGAAGGCGCGGGAGCTGTAA
- a CDS encoding SDR family oxidoreductase translates to MSVKQLFDLTGQVALVTGGSRGLGLQMAEALGEMGAKLAITARKADELAEAKKHLEGLGYEVLTVTNDLQKTEDIPGLVDQVVARFGTIDILVNNAGATWGAKAEDYPDAAWHKVMDLNVSAPFFLSREVGKRCMIPRGKGSIIVTASVAGLKGTPPGMNTIAYNTSKAAAIHFARTLASEWGHYGIRVNAICPGFFPTKLANGLIEKLGPAMIERTPLRRIGGDEDLKGTVVFLASAASRHITGEAIVVDGGASLI, encoded by the coding sequence ATGAGCGTCAAGCAACTCTTCGATCTCACCGGCCAGGTGGCCCTGGTCACCGGCGGCTCGCGCGGTCTGGGCCTGCAGATGGCCGAGGCGCTGGGCGAGATGGGCGCCAAACTCGCCATCACGGCACGCAAGGCCGATGAACTGGCCGAGGCCAAAAAACACCTGGAAGGCCTGGGCTATGAAGTGCTGACGGTGACCAACGATCTGCAAAAGACCGAAGACATTCCCGGCCTGGTGGACCAGGTCGTCGCTCGCTTTGGCACCATCGACATCCTGGTCAACAACGCGGGTGCGACCTGGGGCGCCAAGGCCGAGGACTACCCCGACGCTGCCTGGCACAAGGTGATGGACCTGAACGTGAGCGCGCCGTTTTTCCTGTCGCGCGAGGTGGGCAAGCGCTGCATGATCCCGCGCGGCAAGGGCTCGATCATCGTCACGGCCTCGGTGGCGGGCCTCAAGGGCACACCGCCGGGCATGAACACCATCGCCTACAACACCTCCAAGGCAGCGGCCATTCACTTCGCGCGGACGCTGGCGTCCGAGTGGGGTCACTACGGCATCCGCGTCAACGCGATCTGCCCCGGCTTCTTCCCCACCAAGCTCGCCAACGGCCTGATTGAAAAACTCGGCCCCGCCATGATCGAACGCACGCCGCTGCGCCGCATCGGCGGCGATGAAGACCTCAAGGGCACGGTGGTGTTCCTGGCATCCGCCGCATCGCGCCACATCACGGGCGAAGCCATCGTGGTCGATGGCGGCGCCAGTCTGATCTGA
- a CDS encoding 6-hydroxynicotinate reductase, with translation MTEHTKTDGLPGMDAPGLPQVLERALSRNERMHTSKVECNACPVLCQISEGRVGACDRYANQGGVLVRLDPVVFLRRTLEAAETTLVPFALGAVQAASGGEGGGTVEGGGDAALPAGPAAIAQPWSGDLLLADQVFVTGVGSSTTYPDYKPAPFIVGSQVQGVDMVTVVTEGIFSYCSFKVKIDTDRFLGAEQANVRCKGEVVGHVTTAEYGSQMLSLGGVHHLTGGTKKEGRITAEMMQLLGNKQSVELAIDGGSQLVIQAGRAPVVNGVAEQRMRVGCGSAAIGIFARQFHGHADEVVVVDDHITGVLTEHQAGRCLGMVPSGIQMRGRKSTPGRYFQVANPGTGWGGTDIADPLAIIDGWDAAVAWPGLRLLMTSTTGEHASWYVLDDNLTPVETDMPLEVRRIVERIGENCEPSLASVLFLGGAGGSLRAGVTENPVLLTRSIKNALVNVTCGGAPAYVWPGGGITVMADVLRMPDSSFGTVPTPAIVAPIEFSMRRADYEALGGHVHQIRGLREVLERGAWHSDGAPQARVWQALPSGNPWPLGQPPMLG, from the coding sequence ATGACTGAACACACCAAAACAGATGGACTTCCGGGCATGGATGCCCCCGGGTTGCCTCAGGTGCTGGAGCGCGCTCTGTCTCGCAACGAGCGCATGCACACCAGCAAGGTGGAGTGCAACGCCTGCCCGGTTCTGTGCCAGATATCGGAAGGCCGGGTCGGCGCGTGCGACCGGTATGCCAACCAAGGCGGTGTGCTGGTGCGGCTCGACCCTGTCGTGTTTCTGCGCAGAACGCTGGAGGCGGCAGAGACCACGCTGGTGCCGTTCGCCCTGGGTGCGGTGCAGGCTGCTTCAGGGGGCGAAGGCGGCGGCACGGTGGAAGGGGGGGGCGATGCCGCGTTGCCCGCTGGCCCTGCCGCCATTGCGCAGCCCTGGTCGGGTGACCTGTTGCTGGCCGATCAGGTGTTTGTGACCGGGGTAGGTTCTTCCACCACCTACCCTGACTACAAGCCTGCACCGTTCATCGTGGGCTCGCAGGTGCAGGGTGTGGACATGGTGACCGTGGTGACCGAGGGCATCTTTAGCTACTGCAGCTTCAAGGTGAAGATCGATACCGACCGGTTCCTCGGGGCCGAGCAGGCCAATGTGCGCTGCAAGGGCGAGGTGGTGGGCCATGTGACCACCGCTGAATATGGCTCGCAGATGTTGTCGCTGGGCGGCGTGCACCATCTCACGGGCGGCACCAAAAAGGAAGGCCGCATCACCGCCGAGATGATGCAGTTGCTGGGTAACAAGCAGTCGGTGGAGTTGGCCATCGACGGCGGCTCGCAGTTGGTCATTCAGGCGGGCCGGGCTCCTGTTGTCAATGGGGTGGCCGAGCAGCGCATGCGCGTGGGTTGCGGCTCGGCTGCCATCGGCATTTTTGCGCGGCAGTTCCATGGCCACGCCGACGAGGTGGTGGTGGTGGACGACCACATCACCGGCGTGCTGACCGAACACCAGGCGGGCCGTTGCCTGGGCATGGTGCCTTCGGGCATACAGATGCGTGGGCGCAAGTCCACGCCGGGGCGGTATTTTCAGGTGGCCAACCCGGGCACGGGCTGGGGCGGCACCGACATTGCAGACCCGCTGGCCATCATCGATGGCTGGGACGCCGCCGTGGCCTGGCCCGGCCTGCGTTTGCTCATGACATCCACCACCGGCGAGCACGCCAGCTGGTACGTGCTGGACGACAACCTCACGCCTGTTGAAACCGACATGCCACTGGAAGTGCGGCGCATCGTGGAGCGCATTGGTGAAAACTGCGAACCATCGCTGGCATCGGTGCTTTTTCTGGGTGGGGCCGGTGGCAGCCTGCGGGCGGGGGTGACCGAAAACCCGGTGCTGCTCACGCGCTCCATCAAGAACGCACTGGTCAACGTGACCTGTGGTGGTGCCCCGGCTTACGTCTGGCCCGGTGGCGGCATCACGGTGATGGCCGATGTGCTGCGCATGCCTGACAGCAGTTTTGGCACCGTGCCCACCCCTGCCATCGTGGCGCCGATTGAGTTCAGCATGCGGCGGGCAGACTATGAGGCGCTGGGCGGGCACGTCCATCAGATCCGGGGGCTGCGCGAGGTGCTTGAACGTGGTGCATGGCACAGCGACGGTGCGCCGCAGGCGCGTGTCTGGCAGGCACTGCCGTCGGGCAATCCCTGGCCATTGGGCCAACCACCGATGTTGGGTTGA
- a CDS encoding amidohydrolase family protein gives MAEAAAGGKSGKVVIQNIGLLLSGDLDHPILEADTIVVNDGLIAAVGRYKDCDTEHANTVIDARQTCVAPGLIDSHVHPVFGDWTPRQNQIGWIDSTMNGGVTTMVSAGEVHLPGRPKDIVGLKALAITAQRSFDNFRPGGVKVIAGAPVIEKGMTEQDFKDLADAGVTLLGEVGLGSVKAGYEAQQMVAWARKHGIQSTIHTGGPSIPGSGLIDKDVVLEADADVIGHINGGHTSLPWKHVCELCEKSSRAIELVHNGNEKIAIQAARAAIELKCPHRVILGTDGPAGSGVQPLGMLRMIALISSFADIPAELVFCFATGNTARIRNLNCGLIEVGRAADFVFMDRAQHTAGATLLESVQLGDIPGIGMVMIDGLVRCGRSRNTPPATEIPVVL, from the coding sequence ATGGCAGAAGCAGCAGCAGGCGGCAAGTCGGGCAAGGTCGTCATCCAGAACATCGGCCTTTTATTGTCCGGTGACCTCGATCACCCGATTCTTGAAGCCGATACCATCGTGGTGAACGACGGCCTCATAGCGGCGGTGGGCCGCTACAAGGATTGCGACACCGAACACGCCAACACCGTGATCGATGCGCGCCAGACCTGCGTGGCACCCGGCCTCATCGACAGCCACGTGCACCCGGTTTTTGGCGACTGGACACCGCGCCAGAACCAGATCGGCTGGATCGACTCGACCATGAACGGTGGCGTGACCACCATGGTCTCGGCCGGCGAAGTCCACCTGCCCGGCCGCCCCAAGGACATCGTGGGCCTGAAGGCTCTGGCCATCACCGCGCAGCGCTCGTTCGACAACTTTCGCCCCGGCGGCGTGAAGGTGATTGCGGGCGCCCCCGTGATCGAAAAGGGCATGACCGAGCAGGACTTCAAGGACCTGGCCGATGCGGGTGTCACGCTGCTGGGCGAAGTCGGCCTGGGTTCCGTCAAGGCAGGCTACGAGGCCCAGCAAATGGTGGCCTGGGCGCGCAAGCATGGCATCCAGAGCACCATCCACACGGGCGGCCCGTCCATCCCGGGCTCAGGCCTGATCGACAAGGACGTGGTGCTCGAGGCCGATGCCGACGTGATCGGCCACATCAACGGCGGCCACACCTCGTTGCCCTGGAAGCATGTGTGCGAGCTGTGCGAGAAGTCGTCCCGCGCCATCGAGCTGGTACACAACGGCAACGAGAAGATCGCCATCCAGGCCGCGCGCGCCGCCATCGAGCTCAAGTGCCCGCACCGCGTGATCCTGGGCACCGACGGCCCGGCCGGCTCGGGCGTGCAGCCGCTGGGCATGCTGCGCATGATTGCGCTGATATCGAGCTTTGCCGACATCCCCGCCGAGCTGGTGTTCTGCTTTGCCACAGGCAACACCGCGCGCATCCGCAACCTGAACTGCGGGCTCATCGAAGTGGGCCGCGCCGCCGACTTTGTGTTCATGGACCGCGCCCAGCACACCGCCGGCGCCACGCTGCTCGAAAGTGTGCAGCTCGGCGACATCCCGGGCATCGGCATGGTGATGATCGATGGCTTGGTGCGCTGTGGCCGCAGCCGCAACACACCGCCAGCCACAGAGATCCCGGTGGTGCTGTAG